The following proteins come from a genomic window of Phycisphaeraceae bacterium:
- a CDS encoding TatD family hydrolase → MIDTHCHLTYTPIAAQFDDVLCRAAEAGVDRMITIGTAPPDALAAAELARAYPHIYFAAGLHPHYAGQWKDRSDLLGRLRELLRLPKVVALGEMGLDRHYPDPPMEDQRRAFAWQLELLAEIDRPGFPCIIHNRQATDETIEMIRSSGIEPSRFVFHCFTGTDEELDKILALGAMVSFTGIVTFQNSTTLAASAARVPLDRIMIETDAPYLTPAPHRKVKVNEPSYVRVTAQFLAGQRGMTLEEFTRVTDANAERFFALKRA, encoded by the coding sequence ATGATTGATACCCATTGCCATCTCACCTACACGCCGATTGCGGCACAGTTCGATGATGTTCTTTGTCGGGCGGCCGAGGCCGGCGTGGACCGCATGATTACCATAGGCACCGCGCCTCCCGATGCACTGGCTGCGGCGGAGCTGGCACGCGCCTATCCTCACATCTACTTCGCAGCCGGTCTGCATCCGCATTACGCGGGGCAATGGAAAGACCGGAGCGATCTGCTCGGACGACTGCGTGAGTTGCTGCGGCTTCCCAAAGTCGTCGCGCTTGGGGAGATGGGGCTGGATCGGCACTATCCCGATCCACCGATGGAGGATCAACGCCGCGCATTCGCCTGGCAACTGGAATTGCTCGCAGAGATTGACCGGCCGGGGTTTCCCTGCATCATCCACAACCGTCAGGCCACTGACGAGACGATCGAGATGATTCGCAGCAGCGGTATCGAGCCGTCACGCTTCGTGTTTCACTGCTTTACCGGTACTGATGAGGAACTCGACAAGATACTTGCACTGGGCGCGATGGTCAGTTTCACGGGTATCGTTACCTTTCAGAACTCCACAACTTTGGCGGCATCGGCGGCTCGCGTTCCTCTGGATCGCATCATGATCGAAACCGATGCCCCGTACCTGACGCCCGCTCCGCATCGGAAGGTCAAGGTGAACGAACCGTCCTACGTGCGTGTGACTGCGCAGTTCCTTGCGGGACAACGGGGAATGACACTGGAAGAATTCACGCGCGTGACGGATGCGAACGCGGAGCGATTCTTTGCGCTGAAGAGGGCGTGA
- a CDS encoding glycosyltransferase family 4 protein, protein MRIALDARTIYRRQRRGTGKNLLDLYRTLATVRPQWSVTAFHREAEINDDLLPAPFAQPRHIEMLGDRLGAWERVRLPMAAWRGGADLLHCPANTSPHWLPIPALVTIHDLIPLDMPDSHPLEEVHRFEAAVRSACRRAAWIITPSAYTRERLTAEFGADKACVTVNPWPADSAMKHVPQHEWMPVLRRYEINAPYVLHFGAADPRKNTLGLIEAWAQLPSAIRDEWRLLIVGLDKKSFEDYGAFAQIRGVAHSVVMHGFAPEEDIPTLLSAADVLAFPSLSEGYGLPILDAWTARTPVLTSDCTSLPEVAGDAALLVDPYDFADIARGLSEMMTSTALRNELIALGTASARRFTWRDTAERFAQCAEAAVEVSGGMRSAA, encoded by the coding sequence ATGCGAATCGCGCTTGATGCCCGCACCATCTATCGCCGTCAGCGACGAGGAACGGGAAAAAATCTTCTCGACCTCTACCGCACCTTGGCGACCGTTCGACCACAGTGGAGCGTCACCGCTTTTCACCGTGAAGCGGAAATCAACGACGACCTGCTTCCCGCGCCATTCGCGCAACCGCGTCACATTGAAATGCTCGGCGACCGACTCGGCGCATGGGAACGTGTCCGCCTGCCGATGGCGGCGTGGCGCGGCGGCGCGGACCTCCTGCACTGCCCCGCTAACACCTCACCCCATTGGCTGCCGATCCCCGCGCTGGTGACCATTCACGATCTGATCCCGCTCGACATGCCGGACAGTCATCCGCTTGAAGAAGTCCATCGCTTCGAGGCGGCTGTGCGCAGCGCCTGCCGTCGTGCTGCATGGATCATCACGCCGTCGGCTTACACGCGGGAGCGACTGACCGCCGAGTTCGGTGCGGATAAGGCATGCGTCACCGTTAATCCCTGGCCAGCCGACAGCGCGATGAAACACGTACCGCAGCACGAATGGATGCCGGTACTCCGCCGCTATGAGATCAATGCACCGTATGTCCTGCATTTCGGCGCAGCGGATCCAAGGAAAAACACGCTTGGGTTAATCGAGGCATGGGCGCAGCTCCCCTCTGCCATCCGGGACGAGTGGCGATTGCTGATCGTGGGACTCGATAAAAAATCGTTCGAGGACTATGGCGCATTCGCACAGATTCGCGGCGTCGCCCATTCCGTCGTGATGCACGGATTCGCACCTGAGGAGGACATTCCGACGCTCCTGAGCGCGGCAGATGTTCTGGCGTTTCCAAGCCTGTCGGAGGGCTACGGCCTGCCGATCCTCGACGCCTGGACAGCGCGGACACCCGTACTCACCAGCGATTGCACCAGCCTGCCCGAAGTCGCCGGCGACGCGGCCTTGCTCGTGGACCCTTACGACTTTGCCGACATCGCGCGTGGGTTGTCGGAAATGATGACCAGCACCGCGCTGCGAAATGAGTTGATCGCTCTGGGCACTGCATCCGCACGCCGGTTCACCTGGCGGGACACCGCGGAACGCTTCGCTCAATGCGCCGAAGCAGCCGTCGAAGTCAGCGGCGGAATGAGGTCCGCCGCATGA
- the hpnC gene encoding squalene synthase HpnC, with protein sequence MPQTILDQLDTYGPERCQRLDYQQAVRYTRDLAKTHYENFSVVSWFLPRRLRDDFRHVYAFCRWADDLGDEVGDPRKSLELLDWWRRELDACYAGEPRHPVFVALQPTIRRHDIPRKPFDDLIDAFRQDQTINRYRSWEQVLDYCTRSADPVGRLVLYLCGYRDPERQKWSDATCTALQLANFWQDVRRDILERNRVYVPSEVASRHGLDIETMVQAVTLDAPRNGQAQCAACDTASPGIHAILPAYRNTLRELCERTWPLFHDGHKLWPLVAPDVRVDIQLFSRGGESILRMIQRQDYNTLERRPSLSKVAKVALMMHAVAGKVFSGWRDDGQPQHPVGEGSHG encoded by the coding sequence ATGCCTCAGACCATCCTTGACCAACTCGACACGTACGGCCCGGAGCGTTGCCAGCGGCTCGATTACCAGCAAGCGGTCCGATACACGCGCGATCTGGCGAAGACGCATTACGAAAACTTCAGCGTGGTGAGCTGGTTTTTACCTCGGCGTCTCCGCGATGACTTCCGCCATGTTTACGCCTTCTGCCGCTGGGCGGATGATCTGGGTGACGAGGTCGGCGATCCGCGGAAATCGCTCGAACTTTTGGATTGGTGGCGGCGTGAGCTTGACGCCTGCTACGCCGGCGAGCCGCGTCATCCGGTGTTTGTGGCGCTGCAGCCGACGATCCGCAGACATGACATACCTCGCAAACCGTTCGACGACCTGATCGACGCTTTCAGGCAGGATCAGACAATCAATCGCTATCGCTCCTGGGAGCAGGTGCTCGACTACTGCACACGAAGCGCGGATCCCGTTGGCAGGCTCGTGCTCTACCTCTGCGGATACCGTGACCCGGAACGGCAGAAGTGGAGCGATGCGACCTGCACGGCACTTCAACTGGCTAACTTCTGGCAGGACGTGCGACGCGACATCCTCGAACGCAACCGCGTCTATGTGCCCAGTGAAGTCGCCAGTCGTCACGGTCTCGATATCGAAACGATGGTCCAAGCGGTGACGCTCGACGCGCCGCGAAACGGGCAAGCCCAGTGTGCCGCCTGTGACACCGCTTCACCGGGGATTCACGCGATCCTGCCCGCCTATCGAAACACCCTGCGGGAGTTGTGCGAGCGCACATGGCCTCTGTTCCATGACGGGCACAAGCTCTGGCCGCTCGTCGCGCCGGATGTCCGCGTGGATATTCAACTTTTCTCTCGCGGCGGCGAGTCGATTCTCCGCATGATCCAGCGGCAGGATTACAACACACTGGAACGTCGCCCCTCGCTCTCAAAGGTCGCAAAAGTCGCCTTGATGATGCACGCGGTGGCGGGAAAGGTTTTTTCCGGCTGGCGTGATGACGGCCAGCCGCAGCATCCCGTGGGGGAAGGGTCGCACGGATGA
- a CDS encoding phytoene/squalene synthase family protein has protein sequence MSTTRAESLSGVAPGVAAHDDALVKSFAHCQRVARTQARNFYYGMKLTPEPKRSAMYAIYAWMRAADDLADNAARGPETRAAIDRFHGFTHDALSGRRPGRAAWRDDDSDHATMWPAVEKTLRDYQIPGRYLDAMIEGQLLDQHQNRYETFASLDDYCYKVAGVVGLTCITVWGYTGGDATCELAKTRGLALQLTNILRDLIEDARRDRVYLPADELIRFGYESSEEFRQAILRQNADDRFDRLMAFEVNRVQTCYDRAASLESFVTPSCRPTCWAMMKIYHGLLVKIAQNPRRVLTQRVRLTGLEKAMIALRATWKRKRGD, from the coding sequence ATGAGTACCACGCGGGCGGAATCGTTGTCGGGAGTTGCGCCGGGTGTCGCTGCCCATGATGACGCGCTGGTGAAATCCTTTGCCCATTGTCAGCGGGTCGCGCGGACGCAGGCGCGGAATTTTTATTACGGCATGAAACTGACGCCTGAGCCGAAGCGGTCAGCGATGTACGCGATCTACGCATGGATGCGCGCTGCCGACGACCTGGCGGACAATGCCGCCCGCGGCCCGGAGACGCGAGCAGCGATCGACCGCTTTCACGGATTCACACACGATGCCCTGTCGGGCCGTCGTCCGGGCCGTGCCGCCTGGCGTGATGATGATTCCGATCATGCGACGATGTGGCCGGCAGTTGAAAAAACTTTGCGCGATTATCAAATCCCCGGCCGATACCTCGACGCGATGATCGAAGGGCAATTGCTGGATCAACACCAGAACCGTTACGAAACTTTCGCGTCGTTGGATGACTACTGTTACAAGGTGGCAGGTGTTGTCGGGCTGACCTGCATCACGGTGTGGGGCTATACGGGCGGTGATGCGACCTGTGAGCTTGCCAAGACGCGGGGACTGGCACTGCAACTGACAAACATCCTGCGTGACCTGATCGAGGACGCGCGGCGGGATCGGGTCTATCTGCCCGCTGACGAACTCATCCGGTTCGGCTACGAATCCAGCGAGGAATTCCGACAGGCGATCCTGCGGCAGAACGCTGACGATCGGTTCGATCGTCTGATGGCGTTTGAGGTGAATCGGGTACAGACCTGTTACGACCGTGCTGCGAGTCTGGAGAGCTTTGTTACTCCCTCCTGCCGGCCGACGTGCTGGGCGATGATGAAGATTTATCACGGCCTGCTGGTGAAGATTGCGCAGAATCCCCGCCGTGTGCTGACGCAGCGTGTGCGGCTGACCGGTCTGGAAAAGGCGATGATCGCCTTGCGGGCGACGTGGAAGCGAAAACGCGGAGATTGA
- a CDS encoding glycosyltransferase, producing MTEAATPSPVDVLFVSESALWPQDQGCKIHGAQMALAAARLGIRVGVACMQPTPIDATPDLRRLILPWPDESAESIRQFKSNWRGPGAIMRKKIASHQGLEISRLAGVIDLVRQHRPSVVIGVGLHSVMMLRGLPSTRKVRSTPEISTLSSTDSRQEKYEHRINAPQRVWYAADELVFFNLSCLRREPLRLFRFRMRTLALHTALEQFFARGLDGAIGVSPLDTLLLKEITGVKNAVTIRNGVDLNYFQPASVPPYRHPAQPHSLSFWGRMDFEPNVDAVTWFVRSVWPSLRQRFPDATLRIAGKNPTPGVTALASVPGVSVIGEVTDIRELAFDSAVTVLPMRCGGGIKNKLLEAAAMGLPIVASPVAVRGLDFGAEFAPVIVCNKPREWFAAIAGLWSDTERAIWLGESARKWVEAHHHWNHAARQLLTWVDRLRADSDLKLSGETLASKLPKEFPPRQKHAA from the coding sequence ATGACCGAGGCCGCAACTCCATCTCCCGTGGATGTGCTCTTTGTCAGCGAGTCCGCGCTCTGGCCTCAGGATCAGGGATGCAAAATTCACGGAGCGCAGATGGCGCTGGCGGCAGCGCGTCTGGGTATTCGCGTAGGCGTCGCCTGCATGCAGCCGACACCGATCGATGCCACACCCGATCTGCGACGACTGATACTCCCCTGGCCTGACGAGTCAGCGGAATCGATCAGGCAGTTCAAGAGCAACTGGCGCGGACCCGGCGCAATCATGCGAAAAAAAATCGCCAGCCATCAAGGGCTGGAGATTTCCCGCCTGGCGGGGGTGATCGACCTGGTCCGACAACATCGCCCATCTGTCGTTATCGGCGTCGGACTTCACAGCGTGATGATGCTTCGCGGTCTGCCGTCCACCCGGAAGGTCCGAAGCACTCCAGAAATCTCCACGCTGAGTTCGACGGACAGCCGACAGGAGAAGTACGAGCACCGGATCAATGCTCCGCAGCGTGTCTGGTATGCCGCGGATGAACTCGTCTTTTTCAATCTCTCCTGTCTGCGTCGGGAACCGCTTCGGCTGTTCCGCTTTCGGATGCGCACGCTCGCACTGCATACAGCACTGGAACAATTTTTCGCGCGCGGACTCGATGGTGCAATCGGTGTCAGCCCGCTCGACACGCTGTTGCTCAAAGAAATCACTGGCGTCAAAAACGCAGTGACCATCCGCAACGGGGTGGACCTGAACTATTTCCAACCGGCATCCGTGCCGCCCTACCGCCACCCGGCACAACCGCATTCGCTGTCGTTCTGGGGACGGATGGATTTTGAGCCTAATGTCGATGCCGTCACATGGTTTGTCCGTTCGGTCTGGCCATCGCTGCGTCAACGCTTCCCGGACGCCACGCTGCGTATCGCAGGGAAAAATCCCACGCCCGGCGTCACGGCACTAGCCAGTGTGCCGGGGGTGAGCGTCATCGGAGAAGTCACTGATATTCGTGAGTTGGCTTTCGACTCGGCGGTGACCGTCCTGCCCATGCGTTGCGGAGGCGGGATCAAGAACAAATTGCTCGAAGCAGCCGCGATGGGATTACCCATCGTCGCTTCACCCGTGGCGGTGCGCGGTCTGGATTTCGGCGCGGAGTTTGCACCGGTGATCGTCTGCAACAAGCCACGGGAGTGGTTCGCCGCCATCGCCGGGCTTTGGTCCGACACCGAACGTGCGATCTGGCTCGGCGAGTCGGCAAGAAAATGGGTCGAAGCTCATCACCACTGGAATCATGCAGCACGACAGTTATTGACCTGGGTCGATCGACTTCGGGCAGATTCCGATCTGAAGTTATCCGGCGAAACCCTCGCCTCAAAATTGCCGAAAGAATTTCCACCGCGACAGAAACACGCGGCCTGA
- a CDS encoding redoxin domain-containing protein, translating into MLHSRFWLAAAIVLSLVLTLQLRAEENEKPANGPEIGKPAPTFELKGSDDKDHKLADYKGKIVVLHFQSTTCPWERAYQPYLNQTATTFAKTEHNGKIVEVVFLGINANKNESMDNVKAKLKEENVPYVVTKDPGNKIADEYHATTTPHIFIVDADGILRYKGGVEKAPTGPRGATKSEEQYLRPVLEALVAGKEPPVTETKSIGCSIKRENK; encoded by the coding sequence ATGCTTCACTCCCGGTTCTGGCTGGCTGCGGCGATTGTTCTTTCCCTCGTACTTACCCTGCAACTGCGCGCAGAGGAAAACGAGAAGCCGGCCAACGGCCCGGAAATCGGCAAGCCCGCCCCGACCTTTGAGCTTAAAGGGTCCGACGACAAGGACCACAAGCTCGCCGACTACAAAGGCAAAATCGTCGTGCTGCATTTTCAGAGCACGACCTGTCCGTGGGAGCGAGCCTATCAGCCGTATCTGAACCAGACCGCGACGACATTCGCAAAGACGGAGCACAACGGCAAAATAGTCGAGGTCGTCTTCCTGGGAATCAATGCCAACAAGAACGAATCGATGGACAATGTGAAGGCGAAGCTCAAAGAAGAAAACGTGCCCTACGTCGTGACCAAGGATCCGGGAAACAAAATCGCTGATGAATATCACGCGACGACCACACCGCACATCTTCATCGTCGATGCGGATGGGATCCTGCGTTACAAGGGAGGCGTCGAAAAAGCCCCTACCGGTCCGCGCGGTGCGACCAAGAGTGAGGAGCAATACCTGCGTCCCGTACTCGAAGCCCTGGTAGCCGGCAAGGAGCCACCCGTAACGGAAACCAAAAGCATCGGATGCTCGATCAAGCGGGAGAACAAGTAA
- a CDS encoding PilZ domain-containing protein, which yields MSRANRSAESRQAPRLRLPAMYTLVRVRRRGDERYSWSGYIYDISNSGMRFELDSPLEPGTQIEVKAMLPGSPHTTFAASGHVVRRHDDSEDLGPTRMGMTFDSFAGRTDRRRLEDYISQSSLKAA from the coding sequence ATGTCGCGCGCCAACCGATCCGCCGAATCACGCCAGGCACCACGTCTGCGACTTCCCGCAATGTACACCCTGGTGCGTGTCCGTCGGCGCGGTGACGAACGGTACTCATGGTCAGGCTATATCTACGACATCAGCAATTCCGGGATGCGCTTTGAACTCGATAGCCCGCTCGAACCGGGAACGCAGATCGAAGTCAAAGCGATGCTCCCCGGCTCGCCACACACCACCTTTGCCGCCAGCGGCCACGTCGTCCGCCGTCACGATGACAGCGAAGACCTCGGCCCGACACGCATGGGTATGACCTTTGACAGTTTCGCCGGCCGCACGGATCGTCGCCGGCTGGAAGACTACATCTCGCAGTCCAGCCTCAAAGCCGCGTAA
- a CDS encoding FAD-dependent oxidoreductase yields the protein MPSSQPLQTTLILGGGLAGIAAAVRLAQAGRAVTLVETRKRLGGRATSFVDPTTKETLDNCQHVLVGCCTNLMDLYRRLGVADAIEWHRRLYFALTDRKGETRIDQLEADDLPAPLHMTRSMLGFKNLTLAEKVAISRGMLAMMRMGKDGREALHHVTFAQWLEAQSQPAGAIRKFWAVVVISAINELPERMSAGYAIQVFQEAFLSNAGAYVMGLSSVPLVELYGAAERLIASAGGRVMLGRSVERLYFDGHRVTGAELDGGEKIEADHFISALPFDRLAKVCPPEMFAVDARLHVAKNIGVSPIIGIHLWLERADGRPAMELPHVILMDSPLQWVFNKGMDEPPSRAQHLHGVISAAHDLVDTPAEEIAAMTVAEVRKIFPAARDARLVHSRVVKEKRATFSALPGLEAIRPRAVGAIDNLLLAGDWVKTGWPATMEGAVRSGYVAAAAAMGNDKPEASLVADMKPSQLYTLIEST from the coding sequence ATGCCTTCATCGCAGCCGTTACAGACGACGTTGATCCTTGGCGGCGGACTTGCCGGAATCGCTGCCGCGGTGCGGCTTGCGCAGGCCGGCCGAGCTGTCACGCTGGTGGAGACACGCAAGCGGCTGGGTGGCCGGGCGACAAGTTTCGTCGATCCGACCACGAAAGAGACGCTCGACAACTGCCAGCACGTTCTCGTCGGATGCTGCACCAATCTGATGGATCTGTACCGACGGCTCGGTGTAGCCGATGCGATCGAATGGCACCGGCGGCTCTATTTCGCTCTGACAGATCGCAAGGGTGAGACGCGGATTGACCAGCTCGAAGCGGACGACCTGCCCGCGCCGCTGCACATGACGCGATCGATGCTGGGGTTTAAGAATCTGACGCTGGCGGAGAAGGTCGCCATCTCGCGCGGCATGCTTGCGATGATGCGGATGGGTAAGGACGGACGTGAGGCTCTTCATCATGTCACCTTTGCCCAGTGGCTTGAAGCGCAATCGCAACCGGCCGGTGCGATCAGGAAGTTCTGGGCGGTCGTGGTGATCAGCGCGATCAATGAGCTGCCTGAGCGCATGTCTGCGGGCTACGCGATTCAGGTTTTCCAGGAGGCATTTCTTTCCAATGCCGGTGCCTACGTGATGGGGCTGTCCTCGGTGCCGCTGGTGGAGTTGTATGGAGCCGCGGAACGATTGATCGCTTCAGCAGGCGGTCGGGTGATGCTGGGCCGCAGCGTCGAGCGATTGTATTTTGACGGTCATCGCGTGACGGGGGCGGAGCTGGATGGCGGCGAAAAGATCGAGGCGGATCATTTCATCTCGGCCTTGCCCTTTGATCGGCTGGCGAAAGTTTGCCCGCCGGAGATGTTTGCTGTGGATGCGCGGCTGCATGTTGCAAAGAACATCGGTGTCAGTCCGATTATCGGCATTCATCTCTGGCTGGAACGTGCGGATGGTCGTCCAGCGATGGAACTGCCGCATGTCATCCTCATGGACAGCCCGCTCCAGTGGGTGTTCAACAAAGGCATGGATGAACCGCCCAGCCGTGCGCAACACCTGCACGGCGTAATCAGTGCAGCACACGATCTGGTTGACACCCCGGCTGAGGAAATCGCAGCGATGACAGTCGCGGAAGTGCGCAAGATTTTCCCCGCTGCTCGTGATGCGAGACTTGTTCACTCTCGTGTGGTGAAGGAAAAGCGGGCGACCTTTTCCGCGCTGCCTGGATTGGAAGCGATCCGTCCCCGTGCGGTCGGAGCCATCGACAATCTGCTGCTTGCGGGCGACTGGGTCAAAACAGGCTGGCCGGCAACGATGGAAGGCGCGGTACGCAGCGGCTACGTCGCGGCTGCGGCTGCGATGGGGAACGACAAGCCCGAAGCATCGCTGGTGGCTGACATGAAACCCTCACAGCTTTACACCCTGATCGAAAGCACCTGA
- the recA gene encoding recombinase RecA: MAKSSTNNTAAGTSGNGADPGRKRALEQAVTQIERAFGKGSIMRLDDDPTTVVPGISTGSISLDLALGGRGIPRGRVVEVFGPESSGKTTLALTVVSNAQKDGGVAAFIDAEHALDPSWARRLGVNLEDLLVSQPDTGEQALEICELLVRSNAVDVIVVDSVAALIPRAEIEGEMGDSHVGLQARLMSQALRKLTGAIARSKCTVIFINQLREKIGVMFGNPETTPGGRALKFYASVRIDIRRTGSIKEGEVAVGNRVRARVVKNKVAPPFRDAEFDIMFNEGISASGDLLDLAVTAEVVQKSGAWFNFNEVRLGQGRENAKKFIAENKELFDEIRLQVMEKKGASLVKASAGGDGEVESEEDDEE; the protein is encoded by the coding sequence ATGGCCAAGAGCAGTACGAACAACACAGCGGCGGGCACGTCCGGCAACGGGGCGGACCCGGGTCGTAAGCGGGCCTTGGAGCAGGCGGTCACGCAGATCGAGCGGGCCTTCGGCAAGGGGTCGATCATGCGGCTTGATGATGATCCCACCACGGTCGTTCCCGGCATCTCGACCGGCTCGATCAGTCTGGACCTGGCCCTCGGCGGGCGCGGTATTCCCCGCGGCAGGGTCGTCGAAGTTTTCGGCCCCGAATCGTCCGGCAAAACCACGCTCGCGCTGACCGTCGTCTCCAACGCACAGAAAGACGGCGGCGTTGCGGCCTTCATCGATGCGGAACATGCGCTCGACCCTTCATGGGCACGTCGGCTGGGCGTCAACCTCGAAGACCTTCTTGTCTCGCAGCCGGATACCGGCGAGCAGGCGCTGGAAATCTGCGAGTTGCTCGTGCGGTCCAACGCGGTCGATGTGATCGTCGTGGACTCGGTCGCAGCCCTGATTCCCCGTGCTGAGATCGAAGGCGAAATGGGAGACAGCCACGTCGGGTTGCAGGCCCGTCTCATGAGTCAGGCCCTGCGTAAGCTCACCGGCGCGATTGCCCGCAGCAAATGCACCGTGATCTTTATCAACCAGCTTCGCGAAAAGATCGGCGTGATGTTTGGGAATCCTGAGACGACGCCCGGCGGCCGCGCATTGAAATTCTACGCCAGCGTTCGCATCGACATCCGCCGAACCGGCTCGATCAAGGAAGGCGAAGTCGCGGTGGGTAATCGTGTCCGTGCCCGCGTGGTGAAGAACAAGGTGGCTCCGCCGTTCCGTGATGCGGAGTTCGACATCATGTTCAACGAAGGCATCAGTGCCAGCGGCGACCTGCTCGACCTAGCCGTGACAGCTGAGGTGGTGCAGAAGAGCGGCGCGTGGTTCAACTTCAACGAAGTCCGTCTGGGGCAGGGTCGTGAAAACGCCAAGAAGTTCATCGCAGAAAACAAGGAACTCTTCGATGAAATCCGCTTGCAGGTGATGGAAAAGAAAGGCGCGAGCCTGGTCAAAGCCTCTGCGGGCGGCGACGGCGAAGTGGAGTCGGAAGAGGACGATGAGGAGTGA
- a CDS encoding polysaccharide biosynthesis protein, with translation MPSHRNGSQATTPAKALRVLLIGTPVSAAQLAHSLEVVEPQPHIAGVILTNGSAGTTHASQGLGTLDQLERILDETHADQVLISLPAVMTAAADEAIRILEVRRLSWRFMPTLADQLAGRTTFTPMGGRVSAAAMASPFVDPVRLLNRRPHDLDEHAIRRTLADRVVLITGAGGSIGSEIARIVARFGPSKLVLVERSENALFEIDREIARAHSRLDRAAILHDVTNRPRTLGVIASQKPAVIFHAAAHKHVPMMEDHPSEAVENNFYGTRSIADAAAQNGVDRFVMISTDKAVNPSSVMGASKRLAELYIQHLNTRSDTNYSMVRFGNVLGSACSVLPIWSQQIARGLPVTVTHPDMYRYFMTIPEAAGLVLQSAALSNADGQGGGEVFLLDMGDPIRIVDLARQFIRLQGLEPDVDVPVQFTGIRPGEKLFEELAYGGENMIETPHVSVRIWQTHPPTAARMKQIITTFDGLRDPGVEGGHPWQHASREAIVQALRAAVPEMVDAARAAG, from the coding sequence ATGCCCAGTCATCGAAATGGGAGTCAAGCCACCACCCCTGCCAAAGCGTTGCGAGTCTTACTGATCGGTACCCCGGTGAGCGCAGCGCAACTGGCGCACAGCCTTGAGGTTGTGGAGCCACAGCCGCATATCGCGGGAGTCATTCTCACCAATGGTTCGGCAGGTACGACCCATGCGAGTCAAGGTCTGGGCACCTTGGATCAACTCGAACGGATCCTTGATGAGACGCACGCGGATCAGGTTTTGATTTCGTTACCTGCGGTGATGACCGCCGCCGCCGACGAGGCCATTCGTATTCTTGAAGTCCGCCGCCTTTCCTGGAGATTCATGCCCACGCTCGCTGACCAACTCGCCGGCCGTACCACGTTTACGCCGATGGGCGGCCGGGTATCCGCTGCGGCAATGGCCAGCCCGTTCGTTGATCCGGTGCGGCTTCTGAATCGTCGGCCGCACGACCTCGATGAGCATGCGATCCGACGAACGCTTGCGGATCGTGTCGTGCTCATCACGGGGGCGGGTGGCTCGATCGGTTCGGAGATCGCACGGATTGTCGCGCGATTCGGGCCGTCAAAGCTCGTGCTAGTCGAACGCTCCGAAAATGCCCTCTTTGAAATCGATCGTGAGATCGCGCGGGCGCACAGCAGGCTGGACCGGGCGGCGATTCTCCACGATGTAACGAACCGTCCGCGCACGCTGGGGGTGATCGCATCGCAGAAGCCAGCGGTGATCTTTCACGCTGCGGCACACAAGCACGTGCCGATGATGGAGGATCATCCCTCGGAAGCCGTGGAGAATAATTTTTACGGCACCCGCTCCATCGCCGACGCCGCTGCCCAGAACGGAGTGGATCGCTTCGTCATGATCTCGACGGACAAGGCGGTCAATCCCAGCTCGGTGATGGGCGCGAGCAAGCGGCTCGCAGAGCTTTACATTCAGCATCTCAACACACGCAGCGATACGAATTACTCGATGGTCCGCTTCGGTAACGTGCTCGGTTCGGCGTGCAGCGTGCTTCCGATCTGGTCGCAGCAAATCGCCCGCGGCCTGCCCGTGACCGTCACTCATCCTGATATGTACCGCTATTTCATGACCATCCCCGAAGCTGCTGGGCTGGTGCTTCAGTCGGCGGCACTTTCCAACGCGGATGGGCAGGGGGGCGGCGAGGTGTTCCTGCTCGATATGGGTGATCCGATCCGCATCGTCGATCTGGCGCGGCAATTCATCCGGCTGCAGGGACTGGAACCCGATGTCGATGTGCCCGTGCAATTCACGGGAATTCGTCCCGGCGAAAAGCTGTTCGAGGAGTTGGCTTACGGAGGAGAGAACATGATCGAGACGCCTCATGTGTCGGTGCGTATCTGGCAGACGCATCCGCCGACAGCGGCGAGGATGAAACAGATCATCACTACGTTTGACGGACTGCGCGATCCGGGAGTCGAAGGCGGCCATCCGTGGCAGCACGCCTCGCGCGAGGCGATTGTCCAGGCACTGCGCGCCGCGGTGCCGGAAATGGTGGACGCCGCCAGGGCAGCCGGCTGA